A stretch of Apostichopus japonicus isolate 1M-3 chromosome 9, ASM3797524v1, whole genome shotgun sequence DNA encodes these proteins:
- the LOC139973408 gene encoding uncharacterized protein has translation MDFENVAGDTYYVTYDEFRISDEWGDYHISSLGTFEISDGLIPEWCPANEIFSNETCERNCDDPDSCISATSHPETEQCVCVGDYLIQQERCIPLNQCNCFVAEKGGVLRDDEFYINSRCTLRSTCRNNQIIEASYQCSDHATCDTRNGVRKCYCNQNYQGDGVTCTHNCFVAAKGSVLREGESYINSDCSLRKSCNSNLLTSERYSCSADATCEERNDIRRCYCNEWFGGDGVTCTRSGPRDCYDLYTAGRRNDGKYTIYPSGSSGFEVYCDMSSGGWTILQRRTSSSVSFYQNWYEYKNGFGSLTGNHWIGNDKIYKLTNQQAYQLRIEKTNREGSTYYSRYSSFIISSEGDRYRLSLSGYSGNAGYNAMGANSGFRFSTRDQDNDGSSTFDCAEKHRGGWWYPSDGSTGSTSHCSTFTNRVATGGYEYSDCVCYNYCYDCPSSRSHHKCSNCDGCSVYNNCHCYYYDCYYDDNVCCRNKNPVYETNFYSCGYSNLNGDYSSNDYRGIFWTNLHGSHCGITSTTMKIRPSQ, from the exons ATGGATTTTGAGAACGTTGCTGGAGATACTTACTATGTAACATACGACGAGtttcgtatctcagatgaatgggggGATTATCATATATCTAGTTTAGGTACATTCGAAATATCAGATG GATTAATCCCCGAATGGTGTCcagctaatgagatatttagcaatgagacCTGTGAGAGGAATTGTGATGACCCTGACTCTTGCATCTCGGCTACATCTCACCCAGAAACAGAGCAATGTGTTTGTGTCGGTGATTATCTAATACAGCAAGAGCGATGTATCCCTTTGAACCAatgcaactgcttcgttgctgaaaAAGGAGGtgtattaagg gacgacgagttttacatcaattcaagatgtacactgagatcaacttgtaggaacaaccagattatagaggcgagttaccagtgtagtgatcacgcaacctgtgatacgaGGAACGGTGtacgtaaatgttactgcaatcaaaactaccaaggggacggagtgacgtgcacccacaactgcttcgttgctgccaaaggaagtgtattaagg GAAGGTGAATCATACATTAATTCTGACTGTTCATTACGAAAATCTTGCAACAGTAACTTACTCACAAGTGAGAGGTACAGTTGCAGTGCAGACGCAACCTGTGAGGAGCGGAATGATATCCGTAGATGTTACTGTAACGAATGGTTTGGAGGTGATGGTGTTACATGTACCCGCAGTGGACCGAGAGATTGTTATGATCTTTACACAGCGGGTAGAAGAAATGACggaaaatataccatttatCCCTCTGGAAGCTCCGGGTTTGAAGTTTATTGTGACATGTCTAGTGGGGGATGGACA ATTTTGCAACGACGTACAAGTAGTTCCGTCAGCTTTTATCAAAACTGGTATGAGTACAAAAATGGGTTTGGAAGTCTCACAGGAAATCATTGGattggcaacgataaaatatacaaattgacaAACCAACAAGCCTACCAACTTCgaatagaaaagacaaacaggGAAGGATCAACATACTACAGCCGTTATTCATCATTTATAATCAGTAGCGAGGGAGACAGATACCGACTGTCATTGAGTGGCTACAGTGGAAATGCTG GTTATAACGCTATGGGAGCAAATTCAGGATTTCGATTTAGTACGCGAGATCAAGACAATGATGGATCGAGTACCTTCGACTGCGCAGAAAAACACcgaggtggctggtggtatcCAAGCGATGGAAGTACGGGCTCAACCAGCCACTGTTCCACATTCACCAACCGCGTAGCTACAGGTGGATACGAGTACTCTGACTGTGTCTGCTATAATTATTGTTATGACTGTCCTTCTAGCCGTTCACATCATAAATGCTCTAATTGTGATGGCTGTAGTGTTTATAACAattgtcattgttattattatgattgctATTACGATGATAATGTATGCTGCCGAAACAAAAACCCGGTCTACGAGACAAATTTCTATTCCTGTGGCTACTCCAATCTCAACGGTGACTACTCGTCCAATGATTACCGCGGTATCTTCTGGACGAATCTTCACGGTTCTCATTGCGGTATAACatcaacaacaatgaaaatacggCCAAGTCAATGA
- the LOC139972946 gene encoding uncharacterized protein: protein MELYLQQFYDLFSSSSYIIVVLDLQYFLFQTPEYPRDCHEVLNQCSSTNAKSGVYLIKPDQYPEPFQTNCDHNTTSGGWTVIQRRVDGSIGFNRTWYEYKHGIGFLDSEFLIGNEKLAHLINQKRYQLHIELENYAGQSYSLTYDNFRIADEWGNYSITSLGGVEGITDLPITWCSSNKDNYDNTCERTCENPTDCVIPDPVDPERCLCTENHMVLGDSCIPKEQCGCYVQEDSVVLAEGESYINSNCSLRITCNSNVLTSESYSCSADATCEERNDVRRCYCNEWFEGDGLTCTRSGPIDCSDLYAANRTNNGAYTIYPAESSGFEVYCEMSSGGWTILQRRTSSSVNFYRNWNEYKHGFGIPTGDHWIGNDKIYSLTQQTDINYQLLIEKTNREGSTYHSRYSSFSISNERDKYQLSLDGYSGNAGNNAMGANSGYRFSTHDQDNDGSSTFDCAEKHQGGWWYAYDRSTGSSNHCYSFSNRVATGGYEYSDCYCYYFQYYCLHNYCFCHEYDYRREHKCTNCDSCSGNYPYKCCRNKNQAYATTFYSCGYSNLNGDYSYNDNRGIFWTNLQGSDCGITATTMKIRPSQ, encoded by the exons ATGGAACTGTATCTACAACAGTTTTACGATTTGTTCTCCTCTTCTTCATACATTATCGTGGTGCTAGACTTGCAGTATTTTCTATTCCAAACTCCGGAGTATCCAAGGGATTGTCATGAAGTACTTAACCAATGCTCTTCTACCAACGCCAAATCCGGTGTGTACCTGATTAAACCTGACCAGTATCCGGAACCATTTCAGACAAATTGTGATCACAACACTACATCTGGAGGTTGGACA GTCATACAACGACGTGTTGATGGATCCATCGGTTTTAATCGAACCTGGTATGAATACAAACACGGAATTGGTTTCTTAGACAGTGAATTTCTGATTGGTAATGAAAAGTTAGCTCATTTGATAAACCAAAAGAGGTACCAGCTGCACATCGAGCTAGAGAATTATGCAGGCCAGTCATATTCCTTGACATACGACAACTTTCGCATTGCCGATGAATGGGGGAATTATTCTATAACAAGTCTTGGGGGTGTCGAAGGAATAACAG ATTTACCCATCACCTGGTGCTCATCCAACAAGgataattatgataatacaTGTGAAAGAACTTGTGAGAATCCAACTGATTGTGTCATACCGGATCCAGTGGATCCAGAGAGATGTCTTTGTACAGAAAACCACATGGTTCTTGGAGATAGCTGCATACCTAAAGAGCAATGTGGCTGTTACGTCCAAGAGGACAGCGTCGTATTAGCA GAAGGTGAATCATACATTAATTCTAACTGTTCCTTACGGATAACTTGCAACAGTAACGTACTCACAAGTGAGAGTTACAGTTGTAGCGCAGACGCAACCTGCGAGGAGCGGAATGATGTCCGTAGATGTTACTGTAACGAATGGTTTGAAGGCGATGGTCTTACATGTACCCGCAGTGGACCGATAGATTGTTCTGATCTGTACGCAGCTAACAGAACAAATAACGGAGCATATACCATTTATCCCGCTGAAAGCTCTGGTTTTGAAGTATATTGTGAAATGTCTAGTGGTGGTTGGACA ATTTTGCAACGACGTACAAGTAGCTCCGTCAACTTTTATCGAAACTGGAATGAGTACAAACACGGTTTTGGAATTCCCACAGGAGACCACTGGATTGGCAACGACAAAATATACAGTTTGACACAACAAACAGACATAAACTACCAACTTctaatagaaaagacaaacaggGAAGGATCAACATACCACAGCCGTTATTCATCTTTCAGTATCAGTAACGAGAGAGATAAATACCAACTGTCTTTGGATGGCTACAGTGGAAATGCTG GTAACAATGCTATGGGAGCAAATTCAGGGTATCGATTTAGTACGCACGATCAAGACAACGATGGATCGAGTACCTTCGACTGTGCAGAAAAACACCAAGGTGGCTGGTGGTATGCATACGATAGAAGCACGGGCTCTTCCAACCACTGCTACTCATTCAGCAACCGCGTAGCTACAGGTGGATACGAGTACTCTgactgttattgttattattttcaatattattgtCTGCATAATTATTGCTTTTGTCATGAATACGATTATCGCCGTGAACATAAATGCACAAATTGTGATAGCTGTAGTGGTAATTACCCTTATAAATGCTGCCGAAACAAAAACCAGGCCTATGCGACAACTTTCTATTCATGTGGCTACTCCAATCTGAATGGTGACTACTCGTACAACGATAACCGCGGTATCTTCTGGACGAATCTTCAGGGTTCTGATTGCGGTATAACagcaacaacaatgaaaatacggCCAAGTCAATGA
- the LOC139972945 gene encoding uncharacterized protein, producing MEWLEQRALNTYPGVPPKLWLRFVDDTFVIISKDEQDNFFMHINSINTNIKFTQEECHNNNFAFLDCLVQINPKRKLNTVVYCKPTHTDHYLQFGSHHPLIHKLGVIRTLHYRADTIISDQSDIPSEKDHIEGALKRCGYPNWAFEKAKKQKPDTNQCSTNANPDFESTTKTLITIPYCLGVSERVKNVYKLFGINTAFKLTNKLRGKLVNVKDKTPRDKQSNLVYGIKCAQQDCPESYVGETKQSIKASVNQHRRPSSSDYQPDSAVYTHAKTTGHQIDPKDVVILDREERWFERGVREAIWEPVEQPSLNKRGGLRFQLSHAWNLSIAVIPRRLSHEQSINIWIYTSAVAR from the coding sequence ATGGAATGGCTTGAACAGCGTGCTCTAAACACTTATCCAGGTGTACCCCCGAAGTTGTGGCTCCGTTTCGTCGATGACACCTTTGTTATCATCAGTAAGGACGAACAAGATAACTTTTTCATGCACATCAACAGTATTAACACCAACATCAAATTCACGCAAGAAGAGTGCCATAACAACAACTTCGCTTTCCTGGATTGCCTTGTTCAGATAAATCCTAAACGCAAACTTAACACGGTGGTGTATTGCAAGCCGACCCACACAGATCACTACCTGCAATTTGGGTCGCACCACCCGCTTATCCATAAACTTGGCGTCATCCGCACCCTCCACTACCGTGCCGATACAATCATCAGTGATCAAAGTGACATTCCATCGGAGAAAGATCACATTGAAGGAGCGCTAAAGAGGTGCGGTTATCCAAACTGGGCATTTGAAAAGGCTAAAAAACAAAAGCCAGATACAAACCAGTGCTCTACCAACGCCAACCCTGATTTTGAATCAACAACCAAAACGTTGATAACCATCCCCTACTGTTTGGGTGTCTCTGAGAGAGTAAAGAACGTGTATAAGCTCTTTGGCATAAACACCGCATTCAAGCTGACCAACAAACTACGCGGCAAACTTGTCAACGTTAAGGACAAGACCCCCAGAGACAAACAATCTAATCTAGTTTATGGGATTAAGTGCGCACAACAAGACTGTCCTGAATCATATGTTGGTGAAACGAAACAGTCTATAAAAGCCAGTGTTAACCAGCATCGCCGCCCAAGTTCAAGCGATTATCAACCGGATTCAGCAGTGTACACACACGCCAAAACAACTGGGCACCAAATTGATCCCAAAGACGTTGTCATTCTAGATCGTGAAGAGAGGTGGTTTGAACGAGGAGTTAGGGAAGCCATTTGGGAACCCGTGGAGCAACCTTCCCTCAATAAAAGAGGGGGGCTGCGTTTTCAACTTTCTCATGCATGGAATCTATCAATAGCTGTTATTCCCCGTCGACTGTCACATGAACAATCCATCAATATTTGGATCTACACCTCTGCAGTTGCCAGATGA